A window of Lentibacillus sp. Marseille-P4043 contains these coding sequences:
- the cas9 gene encoding type II CRISPR RNA-guided endonuclease Cas9 (Cas9, originally named Csn1, is the large, multifunctional signature protein of type II CRISPR/Cas systems. It is well known even to general audiences because its RNA-guided endonuclease activity has made it a popular tool for custom editing of eukaryotic genomes.), with protein sequence MKKILGLDIGISSVGWGVFDQDSGEIIDAGVRLFEEAGRNANEERRSFRGSRRLKRRRAHRLERAKELFSNYDLPLNGIGNIDPYQARYDAIYHSVTNEALTAALYHLIKMRGTILDSPENEKDGNDNELSTKQQIAKNKKLLVNQFVCEIQLERQENGEKIRSHQNRFRTKDYLDEASAIINKQRGIHKEIDNDEFIANYLSLIEQRREYYEGPGSRKSPTPYGSFFINDNGEIEEISMIDKMRGKCTYFPNELRVAKKSVTADLFNLLSGDLNKLQIEGEYLTYEDKRYLIENLIKKGKNITLKQILKYKGYPNDADVSGCRVDLKGDKPLFTEFQGYKEIKKIVEGNNLPFEILEDIDLMDNIAEILTAEKAYHRRETKLNGLLTAFDAETTGRIIDAFKESTSFTGYHALSKKAMDLVMNDLWHTNKNQMELFSELGLEEKRLAGNKNKGKISFDDTAILSTVAKRAHREAIKIVNAVREKYGELHSIVVETAREKNSDEQRKNYKDFQKQAGKFEKEMAKLLGVKSLAELKLNSKQHLALKLLKQQNWQCIYSGNSKQISPWDVVNNPTLIEIDHIIPVSISFDDSQANKVVCLRSENQKKGQSTPYQYFISGEGPRTFEEFKVDVLNLFKGKGINRKKKDYLLEMRDVKYNEELQKEFINRNLVDTQYAMRSFSMNLRSFFKANDVDTTVLSIRGSFTAALRRHARLNKDRDESYAHHAIDALIVAAIGRMPIFKFFNKFDMDDTGAVVDRETGEILEDEKLFDKRFITFLSKLRNYESEVKYSHKVDRKANRSLSNQTIYGTRKKSGEKYTIGKFKDIYSLNKDQVKPLLKRLEKKPDDFFISKYNPEVMETVQKVIKEYKTSDNPFKAYYEEHGYIMKDGKVPVKTLKYYDLKLGVHMDISQNYPGTKNDVVLKSIKGVRVDIYQNDEGKYKYLGVPYHWFKQQGDRFVLDMERYNEEKQRSYKKIDDTYEFQFSLYKNDMFSFVKDDEKMIRVFRGDTNPRQNKIEVDYIYKRKEKQVEGTFAPSTFSHINKYNVDILGNTYKVEKELFKNYLQL encoded by the coding sequence ATGAAAAAAATACTGGGACTAGACATCGGTATATCCTCTGTTGGCTGGGGTGTCTTTGACCAGGATTCAGGGGAAATTATTGATGCAGGTGTACGATTGTTTGAAGAAGCAGGAAGGAATGCAAATGAGGAAAGAAGGTCATTTAGGGGTTCAAGACGATTAAAAAGAAGACGAGCACATCGGCTTGAACGGGCGAAGGAGTTGTTTTCCAATTATGATTTACCGCTAAATGGGATTGGTAACATTGATCCTTATCAAGCTAGATATGATGCCATCTATCATTCTGTTACCAACGAGGCACTGACGGCTGCACTATATCATCTTATTAAAATGAGAGGAACTATTTTGGACTCTCCTGAAAATGAAAAGGATGGCAATGATAATGAGTTATCCACCAAGCAGCAGATTGCCAAAAACAAAAAACTTTTGGTTAATCAATTTGTCTGTGAAATACAGTTAGAACGGCAAGAAAATGGGGAGAAAATCCGAAGTCATCAAAACCGGTTTCGAACAAAAGATTATCTTGATGAAGCTAGCGCTATAATTAATAAACAGCGAGGGATACATAAAGAAATTGATAATGACGAATTTATAGCGAATTACCTATCATTGATTGAGCAAAGAAGGGAATATTATGAAGGTCCAGGGTCAAGAAAGTCTCCCACACCATATGGGTCTTTTTTTATCAATGACAATGGAGAGATTGAGGAAATTTCGATGATTGATAAAATGCGTGGGAAATGTACTTATTTTCCTAACGAACTTCGTGTTGCCAAAAAATCAGTTACTGCTGATTTGTTTAACTTACTAAGCGGAGATTTAAACAAACTACAAATTGAAGGAGAATATTTGACATATGAAGACAAACGTTATTTGATAGAAAACTTGATCAAAAAAGGCAAGAACATTACGTTAAAACAAATTTTAAAGTACAAGGGATATCCAAATGACGCAGATGTCTCTGGATGTAGAGTAGATCTCAAAGGTGATAAACCTTTATTTACAGAATTCCAAGGTTATAAGGAAATTAAAAAAATAGTAGAAGGAAACAATCTGCCATTTGAAATCTTGGAGGATATCGATTTGATGGACAACATTGCGGAAATTCTTACAGCTGAGAAAGCCTATCATCGTCGTGAGACAAAACTAAACGGGTTATTAACAGCATTTGACGCAGAAACAACAGGAAGAATAATTGACGCATTTAAAGAATCAACCAGCTTCACAGGGTATCATGCACTTTCCAAAAAAGCGATGGATTTAGTGATGAACGATTTATGGCATACGAATAAAAATCAAATGGAATTATTTTCAGAACTTGGTCTGGAAGAAAAAAGACTGGCTGGAAACAAGAACAAAGGGAAAATTTCATTTGACGATACCGCGATTTTAAGCACTGTAGCAAAACGTGCACATAGAGAAGCAATTAAAATAGTTAATGCAGTAAGAGAAAAGTATGGAGAATTGCATTCCATTGTAGTGGAAACTGCTAGAGAAAAAAATAGCGATGAACAAAGAAAAAACTATAAGGATTTTCAAAAGCAAGCAGGTAAGTTTGAAAAGGAAATGGCAAAACTGCTTGGCGTAAAATCACTTGCTGAATTAAAACTGAACAGCAAACAGCATCTTGCTTTAAAATTACTAAAACAGCAGAATTGGCAATGTATCTATTCTGGTAACTCAAAGCAGATCAGTCCATGGGATGTGGTTAATAATCCAACATTAATTGAGATTGACCACATTATTCCGGTATCTATTTCATTTGATGATAGTCAGGCAAACAAAGTTGTGTGTCTCCGTAGTGAAAATCAAAAGAAAGGACAAAGTACACCATACCAGTATTTTATTTCTGGAGAGGGGCCGCGTACGTTTGAAGAATTTAAAGTGGATGTACTCAATTTATTCAAGGGCAAGGGCATTAATAGAAAAAAGAAAGACTATTTGCTGGAGATGCGAGATGTAAAATACAATGAGGAACTGCAGAAAGAATTTATTAATCGAAATCTTGTTGACACGCAATATGCAATGCGCAGTTTCTCGATGAATTTACGTTCTTTTTTTAAGGCAAATGATGTGGATACTACTGTACTATCCATTAGAGGGTCTTTCACTGCTGCTTTGAGAAGGCATGCTCGGTTGAATAAAGACCGTGATGAAAGCTATGCACATCATGCCATTGACGCCCTAATTGTTGCCGCGATTGGCCGAATGCCTATCTTTAAATTTTTCAATAAGTTTGATATGGATGACACTGGAGCAGTTGTTGATAGAGAGACAGGAGAGATTCTGGAAGATGAGAAGTTGTTTGATAAACGATTTATCACATTTTTAAGTAAGCTGCGCAATTATGAGTCCGAAGTGAAATACTCACATAAGGTGGATCGTAAGGCAAACCGGTCGCTGTCGAACCAAACGATTTACGGTACTCGTAAAAAAAGTGGTGAGAAGTATACTATTGGTAAGTTTAAGGATATCTACAGTCTTAACAAAGATCAGGTTAAACCACTATTAAAAAGGTTAGAAAAGAAACCGGATGATTTTTTCATTTCCAAATATAATCCTGAGGTTATGGAGACGGTTCAAAAAGTGATAAAAGAATATAAAACCTCGGATAATCCATTTAAAGCTTACTATGAAGAACATGGGTACATAATGAAGGATGGGAAAGTCCCTGTGAAGACTCTTAAGTATTATGATCTTAAACTAGGCGTGCATATGGATATTTCACAAAATTACCCTGGAACAAAAAATGATGTTGTCTTAAAAAGCATAAAAGGCGTCAGGGTGGATATCTATCAAAATGATGAAGGAAAATACAAGTATCTTGGTGTACCATATCATTGGTTTAAGCAGCAAGGAGATCGATTTGTGTTGGATATGGAACGTTATAATGAAGAAAAACAGAGAAGTTATAAAAAGATAGATGATACTTATGAATTTCAGTTTAGTTTGTACAAGAATGATATGTTTTCATTTGTAAAAGATGATGAAAAAATGATTCGAGTGTTTAGGGGGGATACCAACCCTAGGCAAAATAAAATTGAAGTTGACTACATTTATAAGCGGAAAGAAAAGCAAGTTGAGGGGACATTTGCCCCTTCCACATTCAGTCATATAAATAAGTATAATGTTGATATTTTAGGCAATACTTATAAAGTTGAAAAAGAATTATTCAAGAACTATTTACAATTGTGA
- a CDS encoding nucleotidyltransferase-like protein, translating to MEDLLRPIYQERASDKNTLGVLLIEKMKPNSPITDNFDVILLIIVKDAIQPWHVKHYEFDDKTAAMHIVTKELLMKWIDTSGYRKAIAWLIYGKVIFDRNEFIADFKEQLREFPHEKRNLRKAIEFGKLVRSYTDAKDLYESAQYKDAYSRIVHSLHYLARLAVIEKGYHPEVTVWSQVKQIDLEVYKLYDELIGSNEELKKRVQLMILATDFVISSRAEVSAKHLLDIIRSKDDAWTYGELKSHPLVSPYALDLTAMIAYLIEKEIIQTELTETKGVGVYHRKYTAKSI from the coding sequence ATGGAAGATTTGCTGAGACCCATTTATCAAGAACGAGCTAGTGATAAAAATACACTGGGCGTTTTATTAATTGAAAAGATGAAACCAAATAGCCCGATTACAGATAATTTTGATGTCATTTTACTAATTATCGTAAAAGATGCTATTCAACCGTGGCATGTGAAACATTATGAATTCGATGATAAAACAGCTGCTATGCATATTGTTACCAAAGAACTGCTCATGAAATGGATCGACACAAGCGGATACCGAAAAGCGATTGCTTGGCTTATTTATGGGAAGGTTATTTTTGATCGTAATGAATTTATCGCTGATTTCAAGGAACAGTTAAGAGAATTTCCACATGAAAAACGAAACTTACGCAAGGCAATTGAATTTGGAAAATTAGTTCGAAGCTATACCGATGCAAAAGATTTATATGAATCTGCGCAATATAAAGATGCGTACAGCCGGATCGTCCATTCCCTGCATTATCTTGCCCGATTAGCTGTAATTGAAAAGGGGTATCACCCGGAAGTAACAGTTTGGAGTCAGGTGAAACAAATCGATTTGGAAGTGTATAAATTATATGATGAATTAATCGGCAGCAATGAAGAACTAAAGAAACGTGTCCAATTAATGATTCTGGCTACTGATTTTGTAATAAGTAGCCGTGCGGAAGTTTCCGCCAAACATTTATTAGATATTATTCGCTCAAAAGATGATGCATGGACATACGGAGAATTGAAATCTCATCCACTTGTATCGCCATATGCACTCGATCTAACAGCAATGATTGCATATTTGATTGAAAAAGAAATTATCCAAACGGAGTTAACAGAAACAAAAGGTGTAGGCGTCTACCACCGTAAATATACTGCCAAATCTATATGA
- a CDS encoding YgzB family protein produces the protein MAQQLVYSSKINKIRSFALILIFAGIALMYGGILTKRIPWLMSVFFIVGVLFVVFSCVVYFWIGMLSTRAVPIICPNCEKPTKMLGRVDACMHCKQPLTLDKDLEGEEFDEKYNSRHYRKELKEKNKSGKK, from the coding sequence ATGGCACAACAATTAGTCTATTCTAGTAAAATAAATAAAATTCGTTCGTTTGCATTGATCTTAATTTTCGCCGGCATTGCCTTAATGTATGGCGGCATTTTAACGAAAAGAATACCATGGCTAATGTCCGTCTTTTTCATTGTAGGTGTGCTCTTTGTTGTCTTTAGCTGTGTCGTTTACTTTTGGATTGGGATGCTATCCACACGTGCGGTTCCAATTATTTGTCCGAACTGCGAAAAACCGACGAAAATGCTTGGACGAGTTGATGCATGCATGCACTGCAAACAACCACTTACACTCGACAAAGACCTAGAGGGTGAAGAGTTTGATGAAAAATATAATTCAAGACATTATCGGAAAGAGTTAAAAGAGAAGAATAAATCTGGTAAAAAATAA
- the perR gene encoding peroxide-responsive transcriptional repressor PerR yields MSEQKLREAIDTLKESGVRITPQRHAVLEYLLNSMIHPTADDIYKALEGKFPNMSVATVYNNLRVLREIGLVRELTYGDSSSRFDCNTSKHYHVICEDCGKIVDFHYPSLDEVEALAEQVTGFKVSHHRMEVYGKCEDCQKVATQKH; encoded by the coding sequence ATGTCTGAACAAAAATTACGTGAAGCAATCGACACGCTAAAAGAATCAGGCGTACGGATTACACCACAGCGTCATGCGGTTCTTGAGTATCTTCTAAATTCCATGATCCACCCAACAGCAGACGACATATATAAAGCACTTGAAGGGAAGTTCCCGAATATGAGTGTCGCTACTGTATATAATAATCTACGAGTGTTACGTGAAATAGGGTTGGTTCGTGAGTTAACATATGGTGATTCCTCAAGCCGATTTGATTGTAATACATCGAAACATTATCATGTTATCTGTGAAGACTGTGGCAAAATTGTTGATTTCCACTATCCTAGTTTGGATGAAGTGGAAGCATTGGCGGAACAGGTGACAGGATTTAAAGTTAGTCATCACCGAATGGAAGTTTACGGAAAATGTGAAGACTGCCAAAAGGTAGCTACACAAAAGCATTAA
- a CDS encoding cob(I)yrinic acid a,c-diamide adenosyltransferase, protein MRIYTRSGDKGTTSLIYGKRVPKNDLRVEAYGTCDEANSMIGLALSFLENEKWEEKDAFLNVMHRVQTILFHVGAELATPNDKEVKWKLKQEYIQELEDQIDAWDKNLEMLHNFILPSGHRASSALHTARTITRRAERTAVGLEDELPNPLVVSYLNRLSDFLFVAARYVNQSLVGEEIPLQADV, encoded by the coding sequence ATGCGTATTTATACAAGATCAGGGGATAAAGGGACAACATCGCTCATTTATGGCAAGCGTGTTCCGAAAAATGATTTGCGTGTGGAAGCATATGGTACTTGTGATGAGGCAAATTCAATGATTGGGCTTGCTTTAAGTTTTTTGGAAAATGAAAAATGGGAAGAAAAAGACGCATTTCTTAACGTTATGCATCGTGTGCAAACAATCTTATTCCATGTCGGTGCAGAGCTGGCAACACCAAACGATAAAGAAGTAAAGTGGAAATTGAAACAGGAATATATTCAGGAATTAGAGGACCAAATTGATGCATGGGACAAAAACTTGGAAATGCTGCACAACTTCATTTTGCCATCTGGTCATCGTGCTTCAAGTGCACTACATACAGCGCGCACAATTACGAGACGGGCAGAACGGACTGCGGTTGGCTTAGAGGATGAACTTCCAAATCCACTTGTTGTATCCTATTTGAATCGCTTATCCGATTTTTTATTTGTTGCAGCACGGTATGTAAATCAGAGCTTGGTTGGCGAGGAAATACCACTGCAAGCAGATGTTTAG